The Saccharomyces mikatae IFO 1815 strain IFO1815 genome assembly, chromosome: 2 sequence GTTAATCATAACTCTTCGCCAGAACGTAACCGAGAGACCTTAGTAGAACAAAACCatgatgaatttttgaaagtcgTAGAGAAAAGAGTACACAATAAAGGTGAAGACGATTCTGAACATCTTccaagagaaaagaaaagaaccaTAGCGTTATCAAAAACACTGATGAAAAGTACTAAAGCACCTGACACAGTAGAATTAAACCTTTCCAGATTTCTTGATTACTCAGATAGTATTAGCGATAATGCTCTTTCAACACCTATTAAGGAGAGTAATGTGGTGAGGACTGGAAGCCAGCCGGTCTTCCAAAACGCTAACCATTTCCAAGAAGCAAGACGAACCAGAACTTCTGCAAATGATGACAATAAAGGTACTCAAAACACCGCTAGAGAAGTATCACAACTAGAAAGTTATATTGTTTATGGACAATATTTTTCTAGAGAAGAATCAAAGCACAAAATACGGCATCTATCAAAAGAGAACAAGAATGCTTTTAAAAGAGTTAATCAAATATATCGAGATAATGTAAAAGCACGCTCTGAGGTAATTATAGAGTTTTCGCCGAGCCTTTTCAAGTTGTTTCAAAAGGTTGAGGGCAACTTACAGCAACAGATAGCTCCTGCAGTTATTCAATCAAGCTATGACGATTCTATACCTCTTTTAAGATTTCTTCGGAAATGTGACAGTATCTACGACTTCAACAACGATTTCTATTACCCCTGCAATcataaaattgttgaagaaaacgtTTTAATTTTATATTATGATGCACaggaattttttgaacaatatACTTCACAAAAGAAGGACTTGTATGGAAAAATACGCTTTTTTTCGAAGAATGGTAAACATGTGGTTCTTGTTTTAAGTGACTTAAATAAACTCAAAAGAGCAATTTTCCAgatagaaaatgaaaattacAAAGCCAGAGTACAACAAAGATTGTCAGGAAGTGAAGAAACATCAAGACctaaaagtaaaaaatcaAGCCAAGTTGGAGAATTAgggataaaaaaatttgatttaGAGCAACGGCTGCGTTTCATCGATAGAGAATGGCATGTTAAAATACACACCGTTAATTCGCATATGGAGTTTGTTAATTCTCTACCGAATCTGGTATCATTAATTGGAAAACAGCGTATGGATCCTGCAATCAGGTACATGAAATATGCTCATTTAAACGTAAAATCAGCTCAGGATAGTACGGaaacattgaagaaaacgtTCCATCAGATTGGGAGAATGTCTGAGTTGAAAGCAAAAAACGCTGTAAGTTTATATCCCAGTTTTCAATCACTATTTGAAGATATGCAAAAGGGAAGACTTCAGTCAGATAATGAAGGTAAATATTTGATGACTGAAGCCGTAGAAAGAAGACTGTACAAACTGTTTACTAGTACTGATCCTAATGATGCTATTGAGTGATAATCAAAGGCGAATAATTACGCAGAAACATATTATAAGTCAAAAGGCCCACGAAAATCGTTGCAGCTTCATTTCCCCCTTCTGATCCTTTTGATGAATTCCATTTTACAAAAAGTGCTACTAATAAGTATTTATAATAAGATAAGATAAAATAATGTTAATAATGCATGTTCGCCATTTGGTCAGACAGGGATGAAGTTATGAATGTAATGTTCTTTTACTTCTATGAATGTAATCATAATACATACTTTACGGCTAATAAATCATCTTCGTTAAGTCTGTCCTTTAAAGGTTCGATATGTTTATAACCTTCACTTAATTTGTGCAGTTCTTGCTCATTAAATTTTATTCCAGAGGAAATCAGGTGAGAGAGAAAAGACAGAACTCTATCTATGATGTTCAAGTTGCTCTCGTCAGACAAGCATTCAATTGTACTCTCAACCACTCCGTCCTTTCGTAGCACATTGATTAGATTTTCGTCAATATCAACAGATGACAGAAACGCGGTTAATAATGCAACAGCTCTCATTTTCAGTTTGGGTGTGATAGTGGGGTCGTTTAATACAGGTGCAATGCAATCTAGCCCACTTAATTTGAAGAACTCTTCTGAGATATTTTTATGGTTTCTTATTAGATTGGATAACGCATAAAACGCTTTTGTTCTTACGTCAAATGGCTTTGTCTTTTCGCTAGCTATTTCAATAAGGCTTCGCAGACCGTTGTCATATTTCATGAAGTTATTCTGTGAATTCAAGTTGTTTTGCACCGCTGTACCTATAACAGATAAAGCAGCAGCACgcaattcttcttccttaGTTTCAACAAGAATATCTAACAATGGCTCCCACAActttaaattttcaatattattagCATTGTCTAAGTTCTCAATTAGCATTTCAAAATTGTCAAATGCGACCAGTTTGGTTTCCAAGTCAACCTCCGGGTTCGTGATAACGGCCATGGATTCCTTCATTAGGGTAGGATCATCAGGGCCGCCACCGCCAAATAGCTGCTGTAACAACTTGGGATCAGGTTGGCCGGCCCTGGCCATAGCTTCTTTATCGCCTTGGGAGTTCGCAATAGACCACTGCAATAGCTtttccattattatttgtGTTTTTATCTaacttttctatttctCGTTGAAAACAGTATAGCTTTCTATGGGGTGACGGTAGCGCTGATATAGCTAATCGTTAGTTTATATGTAAATTTTCGCCAATAATCCCTAGATGCCTTAGTTagtttttcacttttaAAAAAACTTCCAGAAGATTCTAGCctaataataaaaatcaCTGTAAACGAATCTTCAGATTGCCATCTTGATTAGACCTAAAATTAGAAAGGTATTGGTGGACAAATTGGTCGCAGCACACGTAAAGATATCAAGACACTGTTCAACAAGCAATGATGTAGGTATATACCGTACTTATTTGCTATatatattgaagaaaaagttcgCTTTCCGTGGTCTTGCTCAACGGATTTTATCACTgttctttttgataaattcgTCTAATTTGTAGACAAAATCCAGCCCAACTGCTTTCAATCCATCTATTTGCCTTCTGGATGACTTAATAGAACTTGGCGATAGCATTTCGTCGTTTAGTAGTTGCTTATCTATCAATTTAAAATGGTTATCCACTTCTTCACTACACCAATCTACTAGAATGGACGAAATCTTACCGCCAAGCATCTTGAAGATATCCCGGAAGTCTTCCACCGTTTTTTTGATGGTTTGAAACCTAATAACAGCTAACTGAGTCAAATAGTTCGTGGGGTTGTCCACTGACCCGATTTGTAAAATTAGATCTTGAATAAAATTGGATCTATTCTGTAAGAAAAGATCGAGGGCTTGTTCAGGCAATCCCAACTTAATCATGTTTTCAGTACCAGTTTTCAAATGCAATATTTCATTTGATGACAAGATACTCTGAGAAATTTTGCTGGAGATGGCATGTCgtctttgttcaattttcaaagatatgAGATTATGTAACATTAACTCTTCATCAGAAATTCTCTCGAAGAGTTCCTCCAGTTGTGATTCGATATCCAATAATGTTTCTACAGcagtttcaaatttgagTCTAGCTAATTCAATATCTATCTCTTCCACGCCATCATCTAGAAATCTAAGCCTCTGAGCAGTAGAGCTCATATCCCTTGATCTTGGTCTCGAATGCATTGATAGTGTTAGGTTCTGCAAAAGATATTGATCCATCGCGCCTGTTATATTCCGGCCAGGGGTGATTGAAGCCCCCATACTCCgccttttatttttgtttgggCTTCTATTGTTTTCTCTACCTGGAGTTTGTTGTGTAGACTGTAAATATCTAAAAGATTCTCTAATACGTTTAGagttctcttcttctacatGAAAAATGTCACATAGATCATCCTTGGCCTTTCTTATCACATCCAATAACTTAGAGCATTCATCTGCCTCTCTACATTCGTACAAACTTGAATTCGAATTGCTGAACTTAAAAATAAGCCTCTTACTGGAAAACTCTTCTCTTGTGACGGTAACATCCTTTAAAGGATAACATTGGCTTACTATGAAGTCATTCTGTTTATCTCTTGATTTGTCAGCGATAAGTACCAAATCAtttaaaatgaaaatctGTACCATTTGTAAAGGTTTACCAGTGGTAGTGTTCAATTCAATCCAATTTACACTATTCATTAAAATATGCCTTCCTTTCGTTGAATTAATAAATTTCTGAGCACCCTCGacatttttaaataattCGTCTAGTTCAGTATCCCAAAATTTCTCCAATATAAAGACGCTCGATCTGTCCCTTTTCgtaaaattttcattctgTCCTGCTTTTAAAGGAGGAAGCAACGCTGGACTGCCAATATGACTTTCCGCTTTATTGGAATTATCTTGCCTCTCCttatttatttgtttttgtaaTTGTAACCTTTTTTCAGCTATTTTTGTGTATTGATTCAGAATCTCGTTTAGGtcatttatatttgtcCTAACTCTTTTCAGCTCCAACATGGCAATATTTAGGTCGTTGTTCACCGTCATAATTTCGTTATATGATTTATTAATGTTCAACTttacttcttcttgaaCCTGTATGGATAAATCGGTCAAATTTGACGTAAATTTGTCAATAGTAATAGCACTCGCGTTGCCTAACTTGTCATGAACAAAATCTTTAGCATTAAAACGTGGGTTTGCCAACACTTTCCTTAGCGACATGCTATTACTGAAAAGATCGTTACTGCTAGAAGGCATTATAGTACTTCTCATGACCGATCTAGCAGGAACCTTGTCATAGGAGCTCTCATTTAGGGAGGCATCAGTAATTGAAACGTTTAGGTTGTTGGAAAGGCCTGTAGAACTGGCCGATTCATTCTCTGTAGTAAAGCTGCTATTATTATGACTGTTATTCATATTATCATTTGGGATTGTCATGTTTGGCATATCAGGTAGGGGCATTGAATAATCTAATGTTGGGGGAGCATAATTTGTATTATGAATCGATAGCCTTCTTTGCATTGAAGTAGCTACCCGATTTCTCTCCCTCGCATTGATGGTTGGTAATGTATAGCTAGTAGCAGAGTCCTTGAGATCACTATAAgggttttttttgtttttttgcttGGGCTTAGCAGGTGATGGAGGAGCCTTTTGCTTTGCAGGAGAACTCGCAGACATTTTTACATGTTTCCAATTGTTTCTGgccttcttcaaagaaaattctaCCATTGTGAtggttttgaaattgaGTATTCCAGTCAGTTACTTCTTGTTTTATGTAGTACCTGAGCTTCTCATTCATTCGGCTTTGCTTAGGCCCTGCAATTAGACATGATAGTTGTGGTTTCTGTACCGTTTTTTTCCAGTCCTTTATTTTCATGGAGCGCATCTAAGCAAACGagaaataaacaaaatgaTCAAGAATATGCATTGACATCGAAGAAATTACAAATGTGTAAAACGACCTTTTCTCATCTAAGGTTTGTGAGATTTATTACAATAAGTTTGGAGTGGGGATTAAggttgttatttttttttttagaggAGTGATTGTTCTCGGTAACAGCTGCTAACCCTAAGAAGAATAATCGtaataaaaacaagaaaggTAGAAAAGGGCCTCAATCGGAGAATGAGTATAACAAGTGAGGAGCTAAACTACTTAATATGGAGATATTGTCAGGAGATGGGGCATGAGGTGAGCGCATTGGCCCTACAGGATGAAACAAGAGTCTTagaatttgatgagaaGTATAAAGAACACATCCCTCTAGGTACACTGGTAAATCTAGTACAGAGAGGAATTCTGTATACGGAGAGCGAGCTGATGGTTGATAGTAAGGGCGATATTAGCTCTTTAGATGAACGTCATCTCTCTGACGATTTCAATTTGGTTCAG is a genomic window containing:
- the MMS4 gene encoding Mms4p (similar to Saccharomyces cerevisiae MMS4 (YBR098W); ancestral locus Anc_3.341); amino-acid sequence: MSPLIEFIDDRDSKNDTSIQIIDGPSNIEIIALSESIDQNECKMSRETSADVMPSSPQRRSCVSDDLQIIEPNKSIELSAPFFQDISASKLDDYSATANFIAESSSRNENNSGGNAKRLLDDLINDEWSADIESSGKKQKKHQYNLKSIAKKWAVPSSNNLKPIVNNNECKEQEVVKPNNGATDNEKSLIGTANILFDFPLSPVKYENSAEGKHASLVNHNSSPERNRETLVEQNHDEFLKVVEKRVHNKGEDDSEHLPREKKRTIALSKTLMKSTKAPDTVELNLSRFLDYSDSISDNALSTPIKESNVVRTGSQPVFQNANHFQEARRTRTSANDDNKGTQNTAREVSQLESYIVYGQYFSREESKHKIRHLSKENKNAFKRVNQIYRDNVKARSEVIIEFSPSLFKLFQKVEGNLQQQIAPAVIQSSYDDSIPLLRFLRKCDSIYDFNNDFYYPCNHKIVEENVLILYYDAQEFFEQYTSQKKDLYGKIRFFSKNGKHVVLVLSDLNKLKRAIFQIENENYKARVQQRLSGSEETSRPKSKKSSQVGELGIKKFDLEQRLRFIDREWHVKIHTVNSHMEFVNSLPNLVSLIGKQRMDPAIRYMKYAHLNVKSAQDSTETLKKTFHQIGRMSELKAKNAVSLYPSFQSLFEDMQKGRLQSDNEGKYLMTEAVERRLYKLFTSTDPNDAIE
- the FES1 gene encoding Hsp70 nucleotide exchange factor FES1 (similar to Saccharomyces cerevisiae FES1 (YBR101C); ancestral locus Anc_3.342), with product MEKLLQWSIANSQGDKEAMARAGQPDPKLLQQLFGGGGPDDPTLMKESMAVITNPEVDLETKLVAFDNFEMLIENLDNANNIENLKLWEPLLDILVETKEEELRAAALSVIGTAVQNNLNSQNNFMKYDNGLRSLIEIASEKTKPFDVRTKAFYALSNLIRNHKNISEEFFKLSGLDCIAPVLNDPTITPKLKMRAVALLTAFLSSVDIDENLINVLRKDGVVESTIECLSDESNLNIIDRVLSFLSHLISSGIKFNEQELHKLSEGYKHIEPLKDRLNEDDLLAVKYVL
- the EXO84 gene encoding exocyst subunit EXO84 (similar to Saccharomyces cerevisiae EXO84 (YBR102C); ancestral locus Anc_3.343), whose protein sequence is MVEFSLKKARNNWKHVKMSASSPAKQKAPPSPAKPKQKNKKNPYSDLKDSATSYTLPTINARERNRVATSMQRRLSIHNTNYAPPTLDYSMPLPDMPNMTIPNDNMNNSHNNSSFTTENESASSTGLSNNLNVSITDASLNESSYDKVPARSVMRSTIMPSSSNDLFSNSMSLRKVLANPRFNAKDFVHDKLGNASAITIDKFTSNLTDLSIQVQEEVKLNINKSYNEIMTVNNDLNIAMLELKRVRTNINDLNEILNQYTKIAEKRLQLQKQINKERQDNSNKAESHIGSPALLPPLKAGQNENFTKRDRSSVFILEKFWDTELDELFKNVEGAQKFINSTKGRHILMNSVNWIELNTTTGKPLQMVQIFILNDLVLIADKSRDKQNDFIVSQCYPLKDVTVTREEFSSKRLIFKFSNSNSSLYECREADECSKLLDVIRKAKDDLCDIFHVEEENSKRIRESFRYLQSTQQTPGRENNRSPNKNKRRSMGASITPGRNITGAMDQYLLQNLTLSMHSRPRSRDMSSTAQRLRFLDDGVEEIDIELARLKFETAVETLLDIESQLEELFERISDEELMLHNLISLKIEQRRHAISSKISQSILSSNEILHLKTGTENMIKLGLPEQALDLFLQNRSNFIQDLILQIGSVDNPTNYLTQLAVIRFQTIKKTVEDFRDIFKMLGGKISSILVDWCSEEVDNHFKLIDKQLLNDEMLSPSSIKSSRRQIDGLKAVGLDFVYKLDEFIKKNSDKIR